The nucleotide sequence ATATGTACGCAGAAAATCTGGACGCCAATCTGAAAGATTTGATAGATCGGCTGCACCGGATGGCGTACATACCGCAACCTGTCCGGCGTAAATATATACCAAAGCCGGGCAGCACCAAACAGCGTCCCTTGGGGATACCGTGCTTTGAAGACAAGCTTGTTCAGGCCGGGCTCGTCCAGATAATGGAAGCGGTG is from Candidatus Electrothrix sp. GW3-4 and encodes:
- a CDS encoding reverse transcriptase domain-containing protein, translating into MYAENLDANLKDLIDRLHRMAYIPQPVRRKYIPKPGSTKQRPLGIPCFEDKLVQAGLVQIMEAVYEQDFIENSYGFRPSRSCHDALRGLVDSPFRMP